From a single Glycine soja cultivar W05 chromosome 19, ASM419377v2, whole genome shotgun sequence genomic region:
- the LOC114399066 gene encoding frataxin, mitochondrial-like produces the protein MASKLLLKRRLFRFLQLSQPSFSSIHAAPILSVKASEFMFPYKENALLPPLSSSSRNFCSRSFNLDESQGPLTIDYSSLLQEGEFHRLADSTIHSLQEKLEDYGDSVEVDGFDIDYGNDVLTIKLGDLGTYVLNKQTPNRQLWLSSPVSGPSRFDWDRDTKAWIYRRNKANLYKILEGEFEQLCGKPIDLS, from the exons ATGGCCTCAAAGCTGCTTTTGAAGAGAAGGCTCTTTAGGTTTTTGCAACTGTCACaaccttctttttcttccattcATGCAGCCCCAATCCTTTCTGTAAAAGCTTCAGAATTCATGTTCCCCTACAAGGAGAATGCCCTTCTTCctcctctctcttcttcttctagaaACTTCTGCTCTCGCAGTTTTAATCTTGATGAATCTCAAGGCCCCCTGACTATTGATTACAG TTCTCTACTGCAGGAGGGTGAATTCCACAGACTGGCTGATTCCACAATACATAGCCTCCAAGAGAAATTAGAG GACTATGGAGACTCAGTTGAAGTTGATGGATTTGACATAGACTACGGC AATGATGTTTTGACTATAAAACTTGGCGATCTTGGCACCTATGTATTGAACAAACAAACACCAAATAGACAACTTTGGCTGTCTTCTCCAGTGAG TGGTCCTTCAAGGTTTGATTGGGATCGGGATACTAAAGCTTGGATTTATAGGCGGAACAAAGCAAACTTGTATAAAATTTTGGAAGGCGAGTTTGAGCAGTTATGTGGCAAACCTATTGATCTTTCCTAA
- the LOC114399077 gene encoding uncharacterized protein LOC114399077, whose translation MSFKSPLQLLIIILLVFSFVVSSAALQTTRRLLPNKEKLSTQITSDKGAEELRNGEEMLDMAEEFMVEGRIDLESNDYPGTGANNRHDPKTPGGP comes from the exons ATGAGTTTCAAATCTCCCCTGCAATTGCTCATCATCATCCTTCTAGTTTTTTCATTTGTTGTCTCTTCTGCTGCTCTCCAAACAACAA GAAGGCTTTTGCCAAACAAAGAAAAACTCTCAACCCAGATTACATCTGATAAG GGTGCTGAGGAATTGAGAAATGGAGAAGAAATGTTAGATATGGCAGAAGAGTTCATGGTAGAGGGAAGGATTGATTTGGAGAGTAATGATTATCCAGGGACAGGAGCAAACAACCGGCATGATCCAAAGACACCAGGAGGACCTTGA